In the Alteromonas sp. M12 genome, one interval contains:
- the guaB gene encoding IMP dehydrogenase, which yields MLRIAKEALTFDDVLLVPGHSTVLPHTADLRTRLTRSVSLNIPLISAAMDTVSEARLAIALAQEGGMGFIHKNMAIEEQANHVRAVKKYESGVVSDPVTVSSQATLGEINALSKYHGFSGFPVVDDDNNLIGIVTGRDLRFENKLDQPVSSVMTPKERLVTVPEGAASDEVLELMHEHRVEKILVVDDAFKLKGMITVKDFQKAENKPNACKDELGRLRVGAAVGVGPGTEERIQALVEAGVDVLLIDTSHGHSQGVLDRVAATRKAFPDIQIIAGNVATAEGALALADAGVDAVKVGIGPGSICTTRIVTGCGVPQITAVADAVEALEGRDIPVIADGGIRFSGDIAKALVAGASCVMVGSMLAGTEEAPGEVELYQGRYYKSYRGMGSLGAMNQSHGSSDRYFQDTKSEEKMVPEGIEGRVAYKGPISNIIHQQMGGLRSAMGLTGSATIDILRTKPQFVKVTAAGMGESHVHDVSITKEAPNYRLG from the coding sequence TCACACTGCCGATCTGCGCACCAGATTAACCCGCAGTGTATCATTGAATATCCCATTAATCTCTGCCGCCATGGATACTGTTTCTGAGGCACGGTTAGCTATTGCCCTTGCACAAGAAGGCGGAATGGGATTCATCCATAAAAATATGGCTATTGAAGAACAAGCTAATCACGTTCGTGCTGTTAAAAAATACGAAAGTGGAGTGGTATCGGATCCCGTAACCGTAAGTTCTCAAGCCACCTTGGGCGAGATCAATGCCCTTAGTAAATATCATGGTTTCTCAGGTTTTCCTGTCGTTGATGATGATAATAATCTAATCGGAATTGTAACTGGCCGTGATTTGCGTTTTGAAAATAAACTCGATCAACCTGTGTCTAGCGTGATGACGCCCAAAGAACGATTGGTTACCGTGCCCGAAGGCGCAGCCTCTGACGAAGTGCTAGAACTGATGCATGAACACCGCGTTGAAAAAATTCTAGTGGTCGATGATGCGTTCAAACTCAAAGGCATGATAACGGTTAAAGATTTCCAGAAAGCCGAAAATAAACCTAATGCTTGTAAAGATGAATTAGGTCGTTTGCGTGTTGGCGCAGCTGTCGGTGTCGGTCCTGGAACAGAAGAACGTATTCAAGCCTTAGTTGAAGCTGGAGTAGATGTTTTATTAATAGACACCTCCCATGGTCATTCTCAAGGCGTTTTAGACCGCGTAGCTGCAACCCGTAAGGCATTTCCTGATATTCAAATTATTGCAGGTAATGTTGCCACAGCTGAGGGGGCTTTAGCCCTTGCTGATGCCGGTGTTGATGCCGTGAAAGTTGGGATCGGCCCAGGTTCAATTTGTACAACTCGTATTGTGACAGGTTGTGGAGTACCGCAAATAACCGCAGTAGCAGATGCAGTAGAGGCCCTTGAAGGTCGAGATATTCCTGTGATCGCTGACGGTGGTATTCGTTTCTCCGGCGATATTGCCAAAGCCTTAGTGGCAGGTGCAAGTTGTGTCATGGTCGGTAGTATGCTGGCCGGAACCGAAGAAGCACCAGGTGAAGTTGAGTTATATCAAGGTCGTTATTATAAGTCTTATCGTGGTATGGGGTCACTTGGCGCTATGAATCAAAGCCATGGCTCTTCAGATCGTTATTTCCAAGATACTAAATCAGAAGAAAAAATGGTGCCTGAAGGGATTGAAGGCCGGGTTGCTTACAAAGGTCCAATTTCTAACATTATCCATCAACAAATGGGTGGGTTACGCTCAGCAATGGGACTAACCGGAAGCGCTACGATTGATATTTTACGTACCAAACCACAATTTGTAAAAGTGACGGCAGCAGGTATGGGAGAATCCCATGTACATGATGTCAGCATCACCAAAGAAGCGCCTAATTACCGTTTAGGCTAA